A genome region from Frankineae bacterium MT45 includes the following:
- a CDS encoding NADPH2:quinone reductase, giving the protein MRGIELTEFGGPETLKVGDLPDPVPGPGEQLLDVLAAGVNYADTHQTEDSYLAKQSLPLIPGSEVVVRAQDGSRLLGFVSGGGYAQRIALNPDYLFKIPDAVSNADALTTLVQGATAWHLLKTSAHLAEGETVVVHAGAGGVGTIAIQLAKRWGAGRVIATASSEVKRNLASELGADVTVDAHASDLTAALREANGGRGVDVVLEMTGGKVFDDSLKALAPLGRLVVFGMAGRTPPTPVIPATLMGRSTAVIGFWLVHIAQRPALMAEAVNGLLGLLANGELRAVVGGTYSLEQAAEAHGALLDRSSVGKLVLDPWL; this is encoded by the coding sequence ATGCGAGGAATCGAGCTGACGGAATTTGGCGGACCCGAAACCCTGAAGGTGGGCGATCTCCCCGATCCGGTTCCCGGACCCGGCGAGCAACTCCTCGACGTTCTGGCTGCGGGCGTGAACTACGCCGACACTCATCAGACTGAGGACTCCTACCTGGCCAAGCAGTCCCTCCCGCTGATCCCCGGGAGTGAGGTGGTGGTCCGGGCCCAGGACGGCTCCCGCCTGCTCGGCTTCGTCTCCGGAGGCGGGTATGCCCAGAGAATTGCCCTGAATCCGGATTATCTCTTCAAGATTCCGGACGCGGTGAGCAACGCCGACGCCCTCACCACGCTGGTGCAGGGGGCCACAGCTTGGCACCTGCTCAAGACGAGCGCCCACTTGGCCGAAGGCGAGACGGTGGTCGTGCACGCCGGAGCCGGTGGGGTTGGGACGATCGCCATCCAGCTGGCCAAGCGCTGGGGCGCCGGACGGGTCATCGCCACCGCCTCAAGTGAGGTGAAGCGAAACCTGGCCTCAGAGCTTGGCGCCGACGTCACCGTCGATGCCCACGCCAGCGACCTCACGGCAGCGTTGCGGGAAGCCAACGGCGGTCGGGGCGTCGATGTGGTGCTGGAGATGACCGGCGGCAAGGTCTTCGACGACAGCCTGAAGGCACTGGCCCCGCTCGGACGCCTGGTGGTCTTCGGCATGGCCGGTCGCACCCCGCCGACGCCGGTCATTCCGGCCACGCTGATGGGGCGCAGCACCGCGGTGATCGGCTTCTGGCTGGTGCACATCGCGCAGCGTCCCGCGCTCATGGCGGAGGCGGTCAACGGTCTGCTGGGGTTGCTGGCGAACGGCGAACTTCGGGCCGTCGTCGGTGGCACCTACTCGCTCGAGCAGGCCGCGGAGGCGCACGGCGCACTGCTGGATCGCTCGTCGGTCGGCAAGCTGGTCCTCGACCCCTGGCTGTAG
- a CDS encoding 3-oxoacyl-[acyl-carrier-protein] reductase, translating to MPSTTVIDVGQRVLVTGGNRGIGLAIARAFQAEGDDVAVTSRSGEAPDGLFAVACDVTDADSVDRAFAEVEAKFGTMQVLVANAGITDDTLLMRMSEESFATVLDTNLTGAYRVAKRATPGMLKAKGGRMIFISSVVGLLGSAGQVNYAASKAGLVGLARSVARELGSRNITANVIAPGFIDTDMTAELSDARRSEIIANVPLRRYGSTDEVAATAVFLASPAAAYISGAVLPVDGGLGMGH from the coding sequence ATGCCATCGACTACCGTGATCGACGTGGGTCAACGTGTGCTGGTTACCGGCGGAAATCGGGGCATCGGCCTGGCCATAGCCAGGGCGTTTCAGGCCGAGGGCGACGACGTCGCGGTGACCAGCCGCAGCGGAGAGGCCCCGGACGGGCTCTTCGCCGTCGCCTGCGACGTCACCGACGCCGACTCCGTCGACCGGGCCTTCGCCGAGGTCGAGGCGAAGTTCGGAACCATGCAGGTGCTGGTCGCGAACGCCGGGATCACCGACGACACGCTGCTCATGCGGATGAGCGAGGAGTCCTTCGCCACCGTTCTCGACACCAACCTCACCGGCGCCTACCGGGTGGCCAAGCGCGCCACCCCGGGAATGCTCAAGGCGAAGGGCGGCCGGATGATCTTCATCAGTTCGGTCGTCGGGCTCCTCGGCTCCGCCGGGCAGGTCAACTATGCGGCGTCGAAGGCCGGCCTCGTCGGCCTGGCCCGCTCCGTGGCCCGCGAACTCGGTTCACGCAACATCACCGCCAACGTCATCGCACCAGGGTTCATCGACACCGACATGACGGCAGAGCTCAGCGACGCCCGGCGCAGCGAGATCATCGCGAACGTGCCACTGCGCCGCTACGGAAGCACCGACGAGGTCGCGGCCACCGCGGTCTTCCTGGCCAGCCCCGCCGCGGCGTACATCAGCGGGGCGGTGCTGCCGGTCGACGGCGGCCTCGGCATGGGTCACTAA
- a CDS encoding Enoyl-[acyl-carrier-protein] reductase [NADH], producing the protein MGILDGKRLLITGVITESSIAFAVARLAQEQGAEVVLTGFGRLSLVRRVAAKLPKPAPVVELDVADPEQLAALADGVREHVDGLDGVLHSIGFAPPSCLGGGFLDAPWEDVATAVQVSTYSLKSLAVAALPLMSEGSSLLGLTFDATVAWPAYDWMGVAKAGLESTSRYLARELGPRKIRVNLIAAGPIRTIAAKSIPGFSQFEDAWNGRAPLGWDNTNAEPVARTAVAMMSDWLPSTTGEIVHVDGGFHAMGV; encoded by the coding sequence ATGGGAATTCTCGACGGTAAGCGCCTGCTGATCACCGGCGTCATCACGGAGTCGTCCATCGCGTTCGCGGTGGCCCGGCTGGCTCAGGAGCAGGGCGCCGAGGTCGTTCTCACCGGTTTCGGGCGCCTCTCACTGGTGCGCCGGGTGGCGGCGAAGCTCCCCAAGCCGGCGCCGGTCGTCGAGCTCGATGTGGCCGACCCGGAGCAGTTGGCCGCGTTGGCCGACGGGGTACGGGAGCACGTCGACGGGCTGGACGGAGTGCTCCACTCGATCGGGTTCGCCCCACCGAGCTGCCTCGGTGGCGGGTTCCTCGACGCACCGTGGGAGGACGTGGCCACCGCAGTTCAGGTCTCGACCTACTCCCTCAAATCGCTGGCGGTGGCGGCGCTGCCGTTGATGAGCGAAGGGTCATCGCTGCTCGGCCTCACTTTCGACGCCACGGTGGCCTGGCCGGCCTATGACTGGATGGGGGTGGCCAAGGCCGGCCTCGAGTCGACGTCGCGTTACCTGGCTCGCGAACTGGGACCGCGCAAGATTCGGGTGAATCTCATCGCCGCCGGCCCGATCCGCACGATCGCGGCCAAGAGCATCCCCGGCTTCAGCCAGTTCGAGGACGCGTGGAATGGTAGGGCTCCGCTCGGTTGGGACAACACCAATGCTGAACCGGTGGCCCGTACGGCGGTCGCGATGATGTCGGATTGGCTGCCGTCAACCACCGGCGAGATAGTCCACGTCGACGGCGGGTTCCACGCAATGGGGGTGTAG